In one Lolium rigidum isolate FL_2022 chromosome 3, APGP_CSIRO_Lrig_0.1, whole genome shotgun sequence genomic region, the following are encoded:
- the LOC124694931 gene encoding uncharacterized protein LOC124694931, giving the protein MKGRTVLVLLVVVFVGWNLLLGASVKSSDAAYGTVELNGRRLKETRHTITSRSLQDVRTDDYRPVDPTPSSKASIRPGPIEHGAPAFPYVPGYPPPAQGPASPGA; this is encoded by the exons ATGAAGGGCCGCACCGTGCTGGTTTTGCTCGTTGTCGTGTTCGTCGGGTGGAACCTGTTGCTCGGAGCCTCGGTGAAGTCCTCAG ACGCGGCCTATGGAACCGTTGAGCTAAACGGCAGGAGGCTAAAG gAAACTAGACATACCATTACAAGCAGAAGCCTTCAAGACGTAAGGACTGATGACTACCGACCTGTTGACCCAACTCCAAGCTCCAAGGCAAGTATCAGGCCAGGTCCAATTGAACATGGCGCTCCTGCTTTTCCTTATGTGCCAGGGTACCCGCCTCCTGCCCAGGGTCCTGCTTCTCCTGGCGCTTAG